From the genome of Brevundimonas sp. NIBR11:
TGGCCTATGTCGAGATGGCCGGTCGCGACGCCGGGCGGTTCGTCGACGCCCGCGCCCGGATGAACGAGAGCCCGCTCGGCGCCGCCGCCCTGGCCGGGTCGCCCTTCCCCATTGACCGCCACGCGACGGCCGCCGCGCTCGGCTTCGACCGCCCCATGGCCAACTCGCTGGACTCAGTCTCCGACCGTGATTTCGCCTTGGAGACCCTGGCCGCCGCCTCGATCACGGCCGGACACCTATCGCGTCTGGCCGAGGAGATCGTGGTCTGGATGACGCCCATGTTCGGCTTCGTGACCCTGCCCGACGACCTGACCACCGGCTCTTCGATCATGCCGCAAAAGCGCAACCCCGACGCCGCCGAACTGGTCCGCGCCAAGACCGGCCGGATCATTGGGTCGTTCGTCGCCCTGTCGACCGTGATGAAGGGCCTGCCGCTCGCCTATTCCAAGGACATGCAGGAGGACAAGCCGCCGGTCTTCGAGGCTATGGACGCGTTGGACCTGGCCCTGACAGCCATGACGGCCATGGCGTCCGCCTTCCGTCCGAACACGGAACGGATGGCCGAGGCGGCCTCTTGGGGCTTCTCCACCGCCACCGATCTCGCCGACTGGCTTGTGCGCGAGGCTGACCTTCCCTTCCGCCAGGCGCACCATGTCACGGGCGCGGCCGTCAAGCGCGCGGAACAGCTGGGCGTGGGCCTGGCGCAACTGCCGCTCGCCGAATTGCAGAGCCTGCATCCCGGCGTGACCGAAGCCGTTTACAAGGTGCTCACCCCTGAGGCTTCCTGCGCCAGCCGCCAGAGCTTCGGGGGGACCGCGCCGGAACAGGTTCGCGCGCGCATCGCCGAGTGGAAGACGCGTCTCGCGTGAAGGACATCGTGATGAAGAAACTGATCGCCGCCGGCGCCCTCGTTCTGATCGGCGTTTTCGCCGCCGCCTGCGGCCGCATGGCCGACCTCGAAGCCCCCGCCCCGCGCGAGACCGAGCGCGCCCCGCGCGACGCCCGCGCGCCCCACCTGCCCGATCCGGCCACCGTCAACCGCCCGTCCAGCCAGGTCCCGATCGACGGCGGCCCCGCCGACCTGATCGGCGGCACGGCCGCGGGCCGCGAGCCTCAATAAGCCTTGGACCATTTCGACCTACGGGACGGCGCCCTCCACGCGGAGGGCGTCGACCTGAGCACCCTGGCGGCCGAGGTCGGCACGCCGGTCTATGTCTATTCAACCGCCACCCTGACGCGGCACTACACCGTGCTGCGCGAGGCGCTGGACGCCCATCCGTCGGTGCTGGGCGACAGCCTGATCGCCTATGCGGTCAAGGCGAACTCCAACCTGTCGGTGCTGGCGACGCTTGCCCGGCTCGGCTGCGGCGCGGACACGGTCTCCGAGGGCGAAATCCGTCGCGCGCTGAAGGCAGGCATCCCCGCTGGTCGCATCATCTTCTCGGGCGTGGGCAAGACCGACGCTGAACTGACCTTCGCGCTCGAGGTCGGGGTACGCCAGATCAATGTCGAGAGCGTGCCCGAGCTCGACCGCCTGGCGGCCCTCGCGGCGGGCATGGGCGTCGTCGCCGACATCGCCATCCGCGTGAATCCCAAGATCGGCGCCGGCGGCCACGCCAAGATCACGACGGGCGGAGAGGGCGACAAGTTCGGCGTCCCCGCCGACGAAGCCTTGGACCTTTACGCCCGCGCGGCGGCCAGCCCGCACCTGAACCCCGTAGGTCTGGGGTGTCACATCGGCAGCCAGATCACCGACTTGACCCCGCTGGAGTCCGCCTTCGGCCTGCTGCGCAAGCTGACCGAGACCCTGCGTCAACAGGGCCTGCCCGTGCCTCGCATCGACCTCGGCGGCGGCCTGGGCGTGCCCTACACCGGCGGGGCCAAGACCGCCTCGCCCGCCGAATACGCCGCGATGGTCGCACGCGTCCTCGACGGCCTGAACGTCGAGGCTGCCTTCGAGCCCGGCCGCCTTCTCGCCGCCAACGCCGGCGTCCTGCTGACCCGCGTCATCCAGATCACCGAGCGTGCCGACGGCCGTCGCTTCCTGGTTCTCGACGCGGCCATGAACGACCTGCTGCGCCCCGCCATGTACGACGCCTTTCACGAGATGAAGCCCGTCGTCCCGCGCGAGGGGGCCGAGATCGCCTACGACATCGTCGGTCCCGTCTGCGAGACCGGCGACACCTTCGCCCGGGGGCGCGTCCTGCCGCAGCTCCAGGCCGGAGACCTCGTCGTCTTCACCGGCGCGGGGGCGTATGGCGCGACCATGTCGAGCGAGTACAACTCCCGGCCCCTGGTCCCCGAGGTTCTGGTCGACGGCAACCGCTGGGCCGTCGTCCGGGCGCGCCCGTCGTATGAAGAGATGCTGGACCGCGAGACACGGGCCGGCTGGCTTTAGCTCAGGAAACGGTTCAGCGCCGCCATGAACCGCGTCGGCTGGTCGATCATCACCATGTGTTCGGCGCCCTCGATCCTCTCGAACCGGGCGGGGCGGCGCAGGTTTCGATAACCGGCGGCGAACAGACCATCCAGATGAGCGCGCGGCGAGGCGTCGTCGGGACTCCAGCCGTAGACCACCGTCACCGGCGCCGAGATGTCGGGCAGGCGGCTTCGCAGGTCCGTGGTCATCACCTCGTACAGGCCCTGGGCCAGAACCTGTCGGTCGCCGCCCTGCCAGCCCAGCGAGCCGAAGACATTGTCCGCCGCCCCGCCCAACTGGTCGCCCAGCACCGTCCCCTGCGTCCGCAGAGCCTCGTCGCCCAGGAAAAGCAGGGCCTGATAGGCGATCCGGGCCAGGGGCTCGACGTCGCCGACCGTGGCGCCCGGGCTGATCAGGGACGGGAAGAAGGGCGTCGCATCAACCACCATGACGCGGCCGACCTGTGCGCCCCGGCGGTCCCGCCCGGCGTCTGCGGCAGCCCTCAGCGCCACCAGCCCGCCCATCGAATGGCCGATGACGGCTGGTTGCTCCAACCTTTGGGAGGCGATGTAGCGCCTGAGCTCGGCCGCCACCGGGGCTACCAGGGCTCCATCTCCATTGGCTCCGGCCGGCACGTTGCCGAACCCTCGGACCGACACCAGATGCACGCGGTAGCGGTCGTCCAGCCGGTTGGCCGTGCGCGACCACACCTCGCTGGTCGACGCCAGCCCCGGGATCAGAATGACGTCCGGGCCCTCGCCCTGCGTGGTCACCACGATCCGGTCCGATCGAAACGCCGGCGCTTGCGCCGTCGCGACGGCCGGGACCAGGAACAGGACGAATGAGACGATCAGGGCGCGTAGCATGTCAGGACCCTGAACGGCGAAGTGGGCGAACGGTTGACCACGACCCTTGATCTTCTCGTCCGACAGGCGCGAAATATGTCCGGAAAAAGTCATCCGGGGAGTATTCATGACTGTCCAGAAATATGCGGCCGTTCTGAACGCGGTCACTTTGGGCGCCGCGTTGTGGGCCGGCGTCGCTGCGGCGCAGGTCGCCCCGCCCCCGCCTCCTGTCGAGGCGCTCGACGCGTCGCCCGCCACGCCCGCGGCTCCGCCCGGACCCGAATGGTGGATCTTCTCGCGCGGGGCGCAGCGTCATTACCTGATCGACGTCAACAGCGTGGTGAAGACCGGCGACGAGGCGACCGTCATGGTCGCGCGCATCCCGACCGACAGCGCGTCCGGCGACTACACCCACACCCTGGACCAGTTCGGCATCCGTTGCTCGGCCCGACAGTCGCATGTGGTCCTGTCCAG
Proteins encoded in this window:
- the argH gene encoding argininosuccinate lyase, with the protein product MSNPQDPAKAGQSPQSGQTLWGGRFSAKPADIMQAINVSISVDKRLWAQDLAGSRAHCRMLIDRGIVRPEDGAAILGGLDAIQSEIEAGTFPFRDEYEDIHLNVEARLSELIGEASGRLHTARSRNDQVALDFRLWVRDACDRSVQQLKALQRALLERAEQHAGDLMPGFTHLQTAQPVTLGHHLMAYVEMAGRDAGRFVDARARMNESPLGAAALAGSPFPIDRHATAAALGFDRPMANSLDSVSDRDFALETLAAASITAGHLSRLAEEIVVWMTPMFGFVTLPDDLTTGSSIMPQKRNPDAAELVRAKTGRIIGSFVALSTVMKGLPLAYSKDMQEDKPPVFEAMDALDLALTAMTAMASAFRPNTERMAEAASWGFSTATDLADWLVREADLPFRQAHHVTGAAVKRAEQLGVGLAQLPLAELQSLHPGVTEAVYKVLTPEASCASRQSFGGTAPEQVRARIAEWKTRLA
- a CDS encoding alpha/beta hydrolase, which codes for MTFSGHISRLSDEKIKGRGQPFAHFAVQGPDMLRALIVSFVLFLVPAVATAQAPAFRSDRIVVTTQGEGPDVILIPGLASTSEVWSRTANRLDDRYRVHLVSVRGFGNVPAGANGDGALVAPVAAELRRYIASQRLEQPAVIGHSMGGLVALRAAADAGRDRRGAQVGRVMVVDATPFFPSLISPGATVGDVEPLARIAYQALLFLGDEALRTQGTVLGDQLGGAADNVFGSLGWQGGDRQVLAQGLYEVMTTDLRSRLPDISAPVTVVYGWSPDDASPRAHLDGLFAAGYRNLRRPARFERIEGAEHMVMIDQPTRFMAALNRFLS
- the lysA gene encoding diaminopimelate decarboxylase — protein: MDHFDLRDGALHAEGVDLSTLAAEVGTPVYVYSTATLTRHYTVLREALDAHPSVLGDSLIAYAVKANSNLSVLATLARLGCGADTVSEGEIRRALKAGIPAGRIIFSGVGKTDAELTFALEVGVRQINVESVPELDRLAALAAGMGVVADIAIRVNPKIGAGGHAKITTGGEGDKFGVPADEALDLYARAAASPHLNPVGLGCHIGSQITDLTPLESAFGLLRKLTETLRQQGLPVPRIDLGGGLGVPYTGGAKTASPAEYAAMVARVLDGLNVEAAFEPGRLLAANAGVLLTRVIQITERADGRRFLVLDAAMNDLLRPAMYDAFHEMKPVVPREGAEIAYDIVGPVCETGDTFARGRVLPQLQAGDLVVFTGAGAYGATMSSEYNSRPLVPEVLVDGNRWAVVRARPSYEEMLDRETRAGWL